A single genomic interval of Wolbachia endosymbiont of Diaphorina citri harbors:
- a CDS encoding recombinase family protein, translating to MITVALYARVSSKSQAQNNTIESQIAELKHRIAADKHELLNEYEFKDDGLSGWSLEREGLDALRDKVGEDQIDKIYIHSPDRLSRKSAHQMILLDEFEKAGVEVIFLNHKTENNPESKLLLGMQGLVAEYECTKIMERSRRGKLHRAKKGCVSVIGIAPFGYNRIKHVDREKTKFEINEEEAKIVKQMFMWVGQERISIREVVRRLRDKSIRTRTGKKVWCPIIIWKLLRNPAYKGQAAFGKLKRVERRERNKQKVSICRTDEDSWIYIPVPKIVDEGLFNKVQKQLDENRKRARIQREGGKKKYLLQGLVVCQNCGYAYSGAQCGVEGKKFSYYRCSSTIRITDGREKCTNKLVRTDMLETAIWEKVKNLLKNPEIIKNEYHRRIAENKNDESSDKKFARRENQIKQGIEKLMEDYYSQENVGDKGYISKEEFKQTMKRMRERLRGIEEEKKKVADQKAIEKGMNLIINSIKSLYSSVKSNLEQLDWQTKRGIIKALVERIQIGYDQVEVAFRIEEPAQGGEIFNLQHCTGRHDKEISEMFRVTFSFL from the coding sequence ATGATAACAGTGGCCTTATATGCAAGAGTTTCATCGAAGAGTCAAGCGCAGAACAATACAATAGAGAGTCAAATTGCCGAGCTCAAGCATAGAATTGCTGCAGATAAGCATGAGTTATTGAATGAGTATGAATTTAAGGATGATGGGCTTAGTGGGTGGAGTTTAGAACGTGAAGGTTTAGATGCATTACGTGATAAAGTAGGAGAAGATCAAATTGATAAAATTTATATTCATTCACCTGACCGACTATCAAGAAAATCTGCACATCAAATGATATTACTTGATGAATTTGAAAAAGCAGGAGTAGAAGTAATATTCTTAAATCATAAGACTGAAAATAATCCAGAGTCTAAATTGTTATTAGGAATGCAAGGATTAGTGGCAGAATATGAGTGTACAAAGATTATGGAACGTAGTCGTAGGGGAAAACTCCATAGAGCAAAAAAAGGCTGTGTAAGTGTAATTGGCATTGCACCTTTTGGTTATAATCGTATAAAGCATGTAGATAGAGAAAAGACAAAGTTTGAAATAAATGAAGAGGAAGCAAAAATAGTAAAGCAGATGTTCATGTGGGTAGGGCAAGAGAGAATAAGTATAAGGGAAGTGGTACGTAGACTAAGAGATAAGTCAATTAGAACAAGAACTGGAAAGAAGGTGTGGTGTCCAATAATAATTTGGAAGTTATTAAGAAATCCAGCATATAAAGGACAAGCAGCGTTTGGTAAATTAAAGAGGGTTGAAAGAAGAGAAAGAAATAAACAAAAGGTTTCTATCTGTCGCACAGATGAGGACAGCTGGATTTATATACCAGTACCAAAAATAGTTGATGAAGGGTTATTTAATAAAGTACAAAAGCAACTGGATGAAAATAGAAAAAGAGCAAGGATACAGAGAGAGGGAGGAAAAAAGAAATATCTATTACAAGGTCTAGTTGTGTGTCAAAACTGTGGATATGCGTATAGTGGTGCACAATGTGGAGTTGAGGGAAAGAAGTTTAGCTATTATCGCTGTAGTAGTACTATACGTATTACTGATGGTAGGGAGAAGTGTACTAATAAATTGGTCCGTACAGATATGTTAGAAACAGCTATATGGGAAAAGGTGAAAAATTTACTAAAAAACCCAGAGATAATAAAAAATGAGTATCACCGTAGAATTGCAGAAAATAAAAATGATGAATCATCAGATAAGAAGTTTGCAAGAAGGGAAAATCAAATAAAACAAGGCATCGAAAAGTTAATGGAAGACTATTATAGTCAAGAAAATGTAGGAGATAAAGGATATATAAGTAAGGAAGAATTTAAACAGACGATGAAAAGAATGAGGGAACGCTTAAGAGGGATAGAAGAAGAGAAGAAAAAGGTAGCTGATCAAAAAGCAATAGAGAAGGGAATGAACCTTATCATCAACAGTATAAAGAGTCTTTATTCCAGTGTAAAATCTAATTTGGAACAGCTAGATTGGCAAACTAAGCGTGGCATCATTAAAGCATTAGTAGAACGAATTCAAATTGGTTATGACCAGGTAGAAGTGGCGTTTAGAATCGAAGAACCAGCACAGGGTGGAGAGATTTTTAATTTGCAACATTGTACTGGACGTCATGATAAGGAAATTAGTGAAATGTTTCGAGTAACTTTTTCTTTTCTATGA
- a CDS encoding ribose-phosphate diphosphokinase: MKVIIGSASKRLGDSIASGLNAQLLPTQVSRFADGEVNVEVANNLHNQEVYVVQSLSSPVNDNLMELLLTIDAAKRSGAKRITAIIPYYGYSRQDRVIKNNNMQSALSAKLVANLIQTAGANSVAAIDLHSSQIEGFFDIPVTNLSCFEVFVNSIYKENLAIVAPDVGAIGRARAFAKILEEKHKLDNTIIIVDKYREKAGTSQVMNVIGEVANKNCVIVDDIVDSGGTLCNAALALKDRGAKSVVSCITHGILSGNAVEKISSSSLDKLVITDTIFHKFEKNDKIEVVSIANILICFMQGGKSAS; encoded by the coding sequence ATGAAGGTAATAATAGGTAGCGCTAGTAAACGATTAGGAGATTCAATAGCAAGTGGGCTAAATGCTCAGCTATTACCTACTCAGGTATCAAGATTTGCCGATGGTGAGGTAAATGTAGAAGTAGCAAATAATCTGCATAATCAAGAAGTATACGTAGTACAATCTCTTTCTTCTCCTGTAAATGATAACCTTATGGAGCTTTTGCTTACAATTGATGCAGCAAAGAGGTCAGGAGCCAAGAGAATAACGGCTATTATTCCTTATTACGGATACAGTAGGCAGGATAGGGTTATTAAAAACAATAATATGCAATCTGCTTTAAGTGCTAAATTAGTTGCAAATCTTATTCAAACTGCAGGTGCAAATAGCGTTGCTGCTATTGATTTGCATTCAAGTCAAATTGAAGGTTTTTTTGATATACCAGTTACTAATTTAAGCTGTTTTGAAGTATTTGTTAACTCTATATACAAGGAGAATTTGGCAATAGTTGCGCCTGATGTTGGAGCAATTGGCAGAGCTCGTGCTTTTGCAAAGATTTTAGAGGAAAAACACAAGTTGGATAATACTATTATTATAGTAGATAAATATAGAGAAAAAGCAGGTACATCTCAGGTAATGAATGTAATCGGAGAAGTTGCAAACAAAAATTGTGTCATTGTTGATGATATAGTTGACTCTGGCGGAACATTATGTAATGCAGCCCTTGCTTTAAAAGACCGAGGAGCAAAGTCTGTAGTTTCGTGTATTACACATGGAATACTTTCAGGAAATGCAGTTGAGAAAATCTCTTCCTCTTCTTTGGATAAATTAGTAATTACGGACACCATATTTCACAAATTCGAAAAAAATGATAAGATAGAGGTTGTTTCAATTGCAAATATTTTAATTTGCTTTATGCAAGGAGGTAAAAGTGCCAGCTAG
- the gatC gene encoding Asp-tRNA(Asn)/Glu-tRNA(Gln) amidotransferase subunit GatC yields the protein MPARSTEDVITSLIEFANKRKITITKEEMLKTAQLVRIKLSDDEIQYYSKELTMLDWIHDTLLKVNTEGVSPMRYGTIDKDIHVRDDIINSQNIKEEILSNTKSEHGYFVVPKVIND from the coding sequence GTGCCAGCTAGATCAACAGAAGATGTTATCACTTCGTTAATAGAATTTGCAAATAAGAGAAAAATAACAATTACTAAAGAAGAAATGCTTAAAACTGCACAGCTTGTGAGGATTAAGTTATCCGATGATGAGATTCAATACTACTCAAAAGAACTGACAATGCTGGATTGGATACATGATACTTTGTTGAAAGTTAATACTGAAGGTGTTTCTCCTATGCGTTATGGAACTATAGATAAGGATATTCATGTACGCGATGATATTATAAATTCTCAAAACATTAAAGAAGAAATATTATCCAATACAAAATCGGAGCATGGGTATTTCGTAGTACCGAAGGTTATAAACGATTAA
- a CDS encoding Tol-Pal system protein TolB, with product MKLFVQLVLFISLFIPYSTKAVLYVDIKKSNIGNIDLVVSKCACKTEVESELSESITKVIETNLSNCGLFNVKRDAKVESWKSDTVVTVSLSEVSNRNLELSFRLSDSFTNRELLTQSVVFLAKDWRKISHLVSDLIHDRLIGEKGHFNTKITYIAEEKDSNYKSVRKIAVMNQDGSNIKYLTNGEKFVSTPRFSPNGKGIVYISYTNGKSYIILKNLKDNTESIISAFEGVISAPRFSPDGKSLFISHSLSGETNILSLDLNSKRTKKITKGSAISTSPSLSPDQKYMVFSSDISGSQQLYIIDFTKKSKKPKRISFGNGRYATPVWSPKGDLIAFTKIQSGKFYIGVMKPDGKEERLLSEGHKIESPAWLPNGREIIFTNAESPSNSKLYLVDLVKKNQKMVFTPTNASLPDWSYF from the coding sequence ATGAAGCTATTCGTTCAACTGGTGTTATTTATTTCGTTATTTATTCCTTATTCCACAAAAGCTGTTTTATATGTTGATATAAAAAAAAGCAATATTGGTAATATTGATCTTGTTGTATCTAAATGTGCATGCAAGACAGAAGTGGAAAGTGAGCTAAGTGAAAGCATCACAAAAGTAATTGAAACAAATCTATCTAATTGTGGCTTATTTAATGTGAAACGTGACGCGAAAGTTGAGTCTTGGAAAAGCGATACTGTAGTCACAGTAAGTTTAAGTGAAGTATCAAACAGAAATTTAGAGCTATCTTTTCGTTTATCTGACAGCTTTACAAACAGAGAATTGCTTACTCAGTCGGTTGTTTTTCTAGCAAAAGACTGGAGGAAAATTAGTCATCTTGTTTCAGATCTGATACATGATAGATTGATTGGTGAGAAAGGGCATTTCAATACAAAAATTACATATATCGCTGAAGAAAAAGATAGCAATTACAAATCCGTCCGTAAAATTGCTGTGATGAATCAAGATGGAAGTAATATAAAGTACTTAACAAATGGTGAGAAATTTGTGTCAACACCAAGATTTTCACCAAATGGAAAGGGTATTGTTTATATCTCATACACAAATGGTAAAAGTTATATAATATTAAAAAATTTAAAAGATAACACTGAATCAATAATCAGCGCATTTGAAGGAGTTATTTCTGCACCAAGATTTTCTCCTGATGGTAAATCTCTTTTTATTTCCCACTCATTGAGTGGTGAAACAAATATATTATCTCTAGACTTAAACAGTAAACGAACAAAAAAAATTACTAAAGGTTCAGCTATAAGTACTTCTCCCTCTTTGTCTCCAGATCAAAAGTACATGGTTTTTAGTTCTGATATAAGTGGAAGTCAGCAACTATATATCATAGATTTCACTAAAAAAAGCAAAAAACCCAAGAGAATTAGTTTTGGAAATGGAAGATATGCTACACCTGTTTGGTCGCCAAAAGGAGATCTGATAGCTTTTACAAAAATTCAGTCAGGAAAATTTTACATAGGAGTTATGAAGCCAGATGGCAAAGAAGAGCGCTTGCTTTCAGAGGGACATAAAATTGAATCTCCGGCATGGCTACCAAATGGCAGAGAAATTATCTTTACTAACGCAGAATCACCAAGCAACTCTAAATTATATTTAGTAGATTTAGTAAAGAAAAATCAAAAAATGGTTTTTACTCCAACGAATGCTTCTTTACCAGATTGGTCTTATTTTTGA
- a CDS encoding ribonuclease J yields the protein MNINKNEFLFLPLGGVGRIGMNVSLYHYQGKWIMIDLGIGFADETMPGVELLIADVDFIAQRKKDLLGIIITHAHEDHCGAVPHLWEDLQCPIYTTKFTVNFLKEKLKEFRLEGVVPVKEVDINGRINLGPFTVEFINVTHSIPEANSILISTEAGSALHTGDWKFDPKPVVGLISNIERLKEIGDKGDLLAAICDSTNILSKHDPESESEIYDNIYNIIKRSKKLIAVSLFASNVARIETIAKAAQALNRKVILLGRSLWRIVKVAQDSGYLTDSPEFLEAKEAVNFPREKLVLLCTGCQGEPLAATSRLANKSHQAFKMQQGDTMIFSSKIIPGNETRAHNMLNAFIEMGVEVITEKTENVHASGHPVKAELREMYSLIKPKIAIPVHGEYIHTDAHVKFAKECGVKKAIMIAPGDIVNLENGEKVSSIDVDYFGIDGTLLRHPECSVIKMRERMRDAGVIVVTAIVNKKNKLLAKPKVFAPGVFEAQEDAAIIQKIIEKVESAFSPQPIKKIRNKIESSIFSILKEYLLKRPIIEVQIEQV from the coding sequence ATGAACATAAACAAAAATGAGTTTTTATTTCTTCCTCTTGGAGGAGTAGGAAGAATTGGGATGAACGTTAGCCTATATCATTATCAAGGCAAGTGGATTATGATCGACCTTGGTATCGGTTTTGCAGATGAAACTATGCCAGGTGTTGAGCTACTCATTGCTGATGTAGATTTTATTGCTCAAAGAAAAAAAGATTTGCTTGGAATAATAATTACACATGCACATGAAGATCACTGTGGTGCAGTGCCTCATCTGTGGGAAGATTTGCAATGTCCCATATATACAACAAAGTTTACAGTTAATTTTCTCAAGGAGAAACTAAAGGAGTTTCGATTGGAAGGTGTGGTACCTGTGAAAGAGGTAGACATAAATGGCAGAATAAATTTGGGTCCTTTTACCGTTGAGTTTATAAATGTAACTCACTCAATTCCTGAGGCAAATTCAATATTAATTAGCACTGAAGCAGGTAGTGCACTTCATACTGGGGACTGGAAATTTGATCCAAAACCTGTTGTTGGATTAATTTCTAATATAGAGCGTTTAAAAGAAATTGGCGATAAAGGTGATCTACTTGCAGCAATTTGTGATTCAACAAACATACTGAGCAAACACGACCCTGAATCAGAAAGTGAAATTTATGATAATATTTACAATATAATAAAGCGGTCTAAAAAATTGATTGCTGTATCGCTATTTGCCTCAAATGTGGCGCGAATTGAGACTATCGCTAAAGCTGCACAAGCACTAAATAGAAAAGTGATTTTACTTGGCAGATCTTTATGGAGAATAGTGAAAGTTGCTCAGGATAGTGGTTATTTAACTGATTCTCCTGAGTTTCTAGAAGCAAAGGAGGCAGTAAATTTTCCAAGGGAAAAGCTGGTGCTACTTTGCACAGGTTGTCAAGGTGAGCCACTGGCAGCAACCTCAAGGCTTGCTAATAAGAGTCATCAAGCATTTAAAATGCAGCAAGGTGATACCATGATCTTTTCATCAAAAATCATTCCTGGCAATGAAACTCGTGCACATAACATGCTCAATGCCTTTATTGAGATGGGAGTGGAAGTTATTACTGAAAAAACAGAGAATGTTCATGCTTCCGGACATCCAGTAAAAGCAGAGCTAAGGGAAATGTATTCTTTGATAAAACCTAAGATAGCTATTCCAGTTCATGGTGAGTATATTCATACGGATGCACATGTAAAGTTCGCTAAAGAGTGCGGTGTGAAAAAAGCAATAATGATTGCACCAGGTGATATTGTTAATTTGGAGAATGGAGAAAAAGTTAGTTCAATTGATGTTGACTACTTTGGTATTGATGGTACGTTGCTACGCCATCCAGAATGCAGCGTTATAAAGATGCGTGAGAGAATGAGAGATGCTGGGGTTATTGTAGTAACAGCAATTGTGAATAAGAAAAACAAATTGCTCGCTAAGCCAAAAGTATTTGCACCTGGTGTTTTCGAAGCGCAAGAAGATGCAGCCATTATTCAAAAGATCATAGAGAAGGTTGAGTCAGCATTTAGTCCACAACCGATAAAAAAAATAAGAAATAAGATTGAAAGTTCAATATTTAGTATCTTAAAAGAATATTTACTAAAAAGACCTATAATTGAAGTCCAAATAGAACAGGTATAG
- the dnaJ gene encoding molecular chaperone DnaJ produces MNKKDYYDLLEVSRNASTDEIKKAYKKLALKYHPDRNPGNKEAEEKFKEVTAAYEVLSDSEKRAGYDRYGHDGASGGFDFSQAGGDFSDIFNDFFGGGFGGSTSRSRTKRSTTGVSGADLRYDLKITLEDAFKGIQAPIHYVTNIKCNTCQGTGSEGAIKPVQCNTCQGSGRIRTQQGFFTIERTCTTCYGEGEIIQNKCKKCGGSGRKRDEVNISVSIPKGIEEGAKVRVSGKGEAGARGGKSGDLYVCVKIATHQIFTRNRADLHCKVPIRMTLAVLGGEIDVQSIDGAKIKVKVPEGTQTGTKLRCREKGMPYMNSHARGDLYVQVIVETLNPKNLTQKQIELLKALEEEEHESVEQKSEGFFGKVKKK; encoded by the coding sequence ATGAACAAAAAAGACTATTATGATCTGCTAGAAGTGAGCAGAAATGCTAGTACTGACGAGATAAAAAAAGCATATAAAAAACTAGCATTAAAATATCATCCTGACAGAAATCCTGGTAATAAGGAAGCAGAGGAAAAATTTAAAGAAGTAACAGCTGCATATGAAGTTCTATCTGACTCTGAAAAAAGAGCAGGTTATGATCGTTATGGTCACGATGGTGCTTCCGGTGGATTTGATTTCAGCCAAGCTGGAGGGGATTTTAGCGATATATTTAACGATTTTTTTGGTGGAGGATTCGGCGGCAGTACAAGTAGGTCAAGAACAAAAAGAAGTACAACAGGAGTATCTGGAGCAGATCTGCGCTACGACCTTAAAATTACCTTAGAAGATGCATTTAAAGGAATACAAGCACCTATACATTATGTGACAAATATAAAATGTAATACATGCCAAGGCACAGGTAGCGAAGGAGCAATCAAACCAGTTCAGTGCAACACATGCCAGGGAAGCGGTAGAATTAGAACTCAACAGGGCTTTTTTACCATTGAAAGAACGTGTACTACATGCTATGGGGAAGGAGAAATAATACAAAATAAATGTAAGAAATGCGGTGGAAGTGGGCGTAAAAGAGATGAAGTAAATATCTCCGTTTCAATTCCAAAAGGCATAGAAGAAGGAGCTAAGGTAAGGGTCAGTGGTAAAGGAGAAGCTGGAGCAAGAGGTGGAAAAAGCGGAGATTTATACGTATGTGTGAAAATAGCTACTCATCAGATCTTCACTCGCAATAGAGCAGATTTACACTGTAAAGTACCTATAAGAATGACATTAGCAGTACTTGGCGGTGAAATTGATGTCCAATCAATTGATGGAGCTAAAATAAAAGTAAAGGTCCCTGAAGGCACTCAAACTGGTACCAAACTACGTTGTAGGGAAAAGGGTATGCCATATATGAACTCACATGCTCGTGGTGATTTATACGTACAGGTAATAGTTGAGACTTTAAATCCAAAGAATTTAACCCAAAAGCAGATTGAGCTATTAAAAGCGCTTGAGGAAGAGGAACATGAAAGTGTAGAGCAGAAATCTGAAGGATTCTTTGGAAAAGTAAAAAAAAAATGA
- a CDS encoding phosphoribosylformylglycinamidine synthase subunit PurL, with the protein MANIRIEVFNKCEQVGRRRIVNVYLIYISKELPSKLHEEICGLFYNKVIQDCRYYSYNENLEEVQYNFIEPQAKWGLEISFLPGMTDNVGNTAKQIVREYLMSKGHIDESVSIKARSSKLILSQGGFPTEDDIKQEFNPITEYCTLVYKENGNCHWKYYSKPNTPPGVITARDQEKKEWIPVSNTGMTPGNNGAKSVKLNVSDQELEKISRDGIDGNGTLGLSLAAIKAIKDYFKKLGRNPYDIELESLAQTWSEHCKHNIFCSPIDEIKDGLYAHYIKRATREINSNICASVFSDNAGGIIFDDDYLIVDKVETHNSPSALDPFGGAMTGVLGVNRDIVGFGKGAEPIMNTYYFCFAKESKGKLYRDKERTDEILPPKYIMKEVIHGVNVAGNCSGIPTQLGSVYFDDRFCGKPLVFVGSVGIIPRSINNVPSHIKGPKNGDKIVIIGGRVGRDGIHGATFSSEALSGNSPSTIVQIGDPITQKKLSNAVVEARDLGLYNAITDNGAGGLSSSIGEMGKDGFEVDLSKVLIKNDGMAPWEIWISESQERMTLAVPEENLPAFKQIMKTHDVEVCVIGEFNKSGKAVVKCPPEAAIMDIETEFLHDGNPKVHLQTKPWSKKSAVYFPVMQVADTGIQQVKPANILRQNSSNGGIECEMDSSLHDTLCVSATCMTSSQETELKEMLSRPNICSKEFIVVQYDHEVQGSSVLKPLQGKGRVCSEAIVSRPILSSNKGVVKSQGFGSSYGEIDTYHMAACAIDTAIRNYVAAGGNINHLALLDNFCWCDAYNPERLWQLKRAAEACYDFATAFKTPFISGKDSMFNDFKGYDENGEKVMISAPPSLLISAIGVIDNIENAVSLDVKMPEDLIYVLGTTHDELGRSEYQLYSGIDNNNVPKVDAKSARKLYECYNQAIKDDIIVSAIAPNLGGLIIALAKSLIAGDLGAEIDLSLVPIGKKQNTDIINKIIMFSESQSRILVTIAPQNQRKFEELFKGIVFSCIGKVTEEKALNIKDTIRIDLKDLGTSLNNF; encoded by the coding sequence ATGGCAAACATCAGAATAGAAGTTTTTAATAAATGTGAACAAGTTGGCCGCAGAAGGATAGTTAATGTTTACTTGATTTACATAAGCAAAGAATTACCATCAAAATTACATGAAGAAATTTGTGGGCTATTTTATAATAAAGTCATACAAGACTGCCGTTATTATTCCTACAATGAAAACCTTGAAGAAGTTCAATATAACTTCATAGAACCACAAGCAAAGTGGGGCTTGGAGATAAGCTTTCTGCCTGGCATGACCGATAACGTAGGCAACACGGCAAAACAAATTGTTAGAGAATATCTAATGAGCAAAGGCCACATTGATGAAAGTGTTTCTATCAAGGCAAGAAGTTCAAAATTGATTCTAAGTCAAGGAGGTTTTCCAACCGAAGATGACATAAAACAGGAATTCAATCCTATTACTGAATATTGCACACTTGTCTATAAAGAAAACGGCAATTGCCATTGGAAGTATTACAGTAAACCAAATACCCCACCTGGTGTCATTACAGCGCGTGACCAGGAAAAAAAAGAATGGATTCCAGTGTCAAACACTGGGATGACACCAGGTAATAATGGAGCAAAATCTGTCAAACTCAATGTAAGTGACCAAGAGCTTGAAAAAATCAGCAGAGATGGAATCGATGGTAATGGCACTTTAGGGCTCTCGCTGGCAGCAATAAAAGCTATAAAGGATTACTTTAAAAAACTCGGTAGAAATCCATATGATATTGAACTTGAGTCTCTGGCACAGACTTGGTCTGAACATTGTAAACACAATATTTTTTGCTCCCCTATTGATGAAATAAAAGATGGTCTATATGCTCATTATATTAAGCGTGCAACGCGTGAGATAAATTCTAACATATGCGCGTCAGTTTTCTCCGACAACGCAGGAGGAATAATTTTTGATGACGATTACTTGATTGTAGATAAAGTTGAAACTCACAATAGTCCTTCAGCTCTCGATCCGTTCGGTGGAGCAATGACTGGAGTGCTTGGAGTTAATCGAGATATAGTCGGTTTTGGCAAAGGTGCAGAACCTATCATGAATACTTATTACTTTTGCTTTGCCAAAGAATCAAAAGGCAAACTTTATAGAGATAAAGAGCGCACTGATGAGATCTTACCGCCAAAATATATAATGAAAGAAGTGATTCACGGTGTTAATGTTGCTGGTAATTGCTCCGGTATTCCAACGCAACTTGGATCGGTATACTTTGACGATAGATTTTGTGGAAAGCCGTTAGTCTTTGTTGGCAGTGTCGGAATTATTCCGCGCAGTATAAATAATGTACCTTCACACATCAAAGGGCCTAAAAACGGCGATAAAATCGTAATTATTGGTGGAAGAGTTGGAAGAGATGGAATTCACGGTGCAACTTTTTCTTCAGAGGCATTGTCGGGAAACAGCCCTTCAACAATTGTGCAAATTGGTGACCCTATAACACAAAAAAAATTATCCAACGCCGTCGTAGAAGCAAGAGATCTTGGTCTTTATAACGCAATAACAGATAATGGAGCAGGCGGTCTATCATCGTCCATTGGTGAAATGGGAAAAGACGGATTTGAAGTTGATTTGAGCAAGGTTCTCATTAAAAACGATGGTATGGCTCCGTGGGAAATATGGATATCAGAATCACAAGAGAGAATGACCTTAGCAGTGCCAGAAGAAAATCTTCCTGCGTTTAAGCAAATCATGAAAACACATGATGTGGAGGTCTGTGTAATTGGAGAATTCAACAAAAGTGGCAAAGCCGTTGTTAAATGTCCCCCAGAGGCAGCAATAATGGACATCGAAACTGAATTTCTGCATGACGGTAATCCCAAAGTGCATTTACAGACGAAACCGTGGTCTAAGAAGTCTGCTGTATACTTTCCTGTCATGCAAGTAGCTGACACTGGAATCCAGCAGGTAAAGCCTGCAAACATTTTACGCCAAAATTCATCTAATGGTGGAATTGAATGTGAAATGGATTCCAGTTTGCATGACACCCTTTGCGTGTCAGCTACTTGCATGACATCAAGCCAAGAAACTGAACTAAAAGAAATGCTGAGCAGACCAAACATTTGCAGCAAAGAGTTCATAGTGGTACAATATGATCATGAGGTTCAAGGGTCGTCAGTGCTGAAACCACTGCAGGGCAAGGGAAGAGTGTGCAGTGAAGCTATTGTTTCAAGACCAATCCTTTCTTCAAATAAAGGTGTTGTAAAATCGCAAGGATTTGGCTCAAGTTATGGAGAAATTGACACTTATCACATGGCAGCATGTGCGATTGACACTGCCATACGCAACTACGTAGCTGCAGGAGGAAATATAAATCATCTAGCGTTGCTCGATAATTTTTGCTGGTGCGATGCTTATAATCCAGAAAGGTTGTGGCAACTAAAGAGAGCTGCAGAGGCTTGTTACGACTTTGCAACTGCATTTAAAACGCCATTCATATCCGGAAAAGACAGTATGTTCAATGACTTCAAGGGATATGACGAAAATGGCGAGAAAGTGATGATATCTGCACCACCTTCATTACTCATTTCAGCAATTGGGGTTATAGACAATATTGAAAATGCGGTATCGCTTGATGTAAAAATGCCGGAGGACTTGATATATGTGCTTGGTACAACCCACGATGAGCTTGGTAGATCTGAATATCAGTTATATAGTGGAATAGATAATAACAACGTGCCAAAAGTTGATGCAAAGAGCGCTAGAAAGTTGTATGAATGTTACAACCAGGCAATAAAAGATGACATAATTGTCTCTGCAATTGCACCAAACTTAGGCGGCTTAATTATTGCTCTGGCAAAATCGCTAATTGCAGGAGACCTTGGTGCTGAAATTGATCTTTCACTAGTACCAATAGGAAAAAAACAAAATACAGACATAATAAACAAGATAATAATGTTTTCTGAATCGCAAAGTAGAATATTAGTAACCATTGCCCCGCAAAATCAGCGGAAGTTTGAAGAATTGTTTAAAGGTATAGTTTTTTCATGTATTGGAAAAGTGACAGAGGAGAAAGCTCTCAATATAAAGGATACTATAAGAATAGATTTGAAAGACTTAGGTACTAGTTTAAATAACTTTTGA